One stretch of Armigeres subalbatus isolate Guangzhou_Male chromosome 2, GZ_Asu_2, whole genome shotgun sequence DNA includes these proteins:
- the LOC134212978 gene encoding transmembrane protein 242: MDTNQTASMERPQDSKPGLYRRELTDEERKFRYRASAFLAGVAGISVVAGFSKTILTAKKSDPQFFERGVQGSIAMQETGASLAMRALGWGTLYAFLGTGAICYGIWKLTGASNMKEFRESVGNIFPRVQKNDPPRSRTEFDGLTDLMKYLSTWGKDEQ, encoded by the exons atgGATACTAACCAGACAGCAAGCATGGAACGACCACAAGATTCAAAACCAGGATTATACCGTAGAGAACTAACCGACGAGGAAAGGAAATTCCGTTACCGAG CATCGGCCTTTCTCGCTGGAGTTGCTGGCATCTCGGTCGTGGCTGGATTTAGCAAAACCATATTGACCGCTAAGAAATCCGATCCGCAGTTTTTTGAGCGGGGTGTCCAAGGCAGTATCGCCATGCAGGAAACCGGTGCAAGTTTAGCGATGCGAGCCCTTGGTTGGGGGACGTTATATGCTTTCCTTGGCACCGGAGCCATTTGCTATGGCATCTGGAAACTCACAGGGGCTAGCAAT ATGAAAGAATTCAGGGAGTCTGTAGGCAACATTTTTCCAAGGGTACAGAAAAACGATCCACCCAGAAGCAGGACGGAATTCGATGGACTGACGGATCTTATGAAGTACTTGAGCACTTGGGGAAAGGATGAACAATAA
- the LOC134212977 gene encoding inhibitor of nuclear factor kappa-B kinase subunit beta, whose amino-acid sequence MMTTASEDPPFVGDWHREKRLGSGGFGFVTLWKNHKTNEMVAIKKCHILLDKSEMTDKNCERWCNEVALMTKKVHNENIVRTVSVQPETFLQELVKHSANKLPILCMEYCEGGDLRRVLNRVQSCSGLREQEVREILRSLRNAISYLHNLRITHRDIKPENIVLKQMGDRVLYKLTDLGYAKALDKQSLNASLVGTVEYIAPDLIYCDRYNCSVDYWSMGIIGFEIICGIRPFIPHSIVAKWMMHVQQKKSTHIAITEDNRENYTYHSEIFPENHISNVLKTYLEKWLTLALEWNPKQRGHVFQIDNKEVTEQQLKSTTEPLNGQPVQVLKIFSMLDTILCKKILTIFCLYNCRFLSVEVDESTDMESLISTVGTETGIPREAIEFVLPLEQKLERITPTTKPIDLYLDGHSDKPMLFVIKQGTVIQADLKPQIPKSVTDVFQNIKVKLKPHMLRQFVSNAWYFVTNEQRVYVAALDGIKNYGLMLNEEIVKCKDDVIKMNKVSYAISGGLEYHKLSLSHAKERAMIGQVPPGTVQKCFAILEDRCTRMDATIKKMTEVADKITTRYESVLKRSREAVANQLLRAYDQQDHYNLKSLDNRYEIARVQILEKNTHEKSHIDMLQSVYECLKKRDILLRDYGFKELQQQLIDIRREMQEIKKALEKAQEHVEKFKKDLAKMILDHNNSVWTLLNEGSSNNVANPSVITCNGGASIIPDIERIMDSTSGMLNGDLPGAPKFHLGGTVSSLSTLGNESISKSLLCFGEGPDVQSLISANHSLIITTDDLINDGFDWTN is encoded by the exons ATGATGACGACAGCCAGCGAGGATCCTCCTTTCGTCGGAGATTGGCACCGTGAGAAACGATTAGGAAGTGGCGGCTTTGGGTTcgttacgctttggaagaatcaCAAGACTAATGAGATGGTTG CTATCAAAAAGTGTCACATATTGCTTGATAAAAGCGAGATGACTGATAAGAACTGCGAGCGGTGGTGCAATGAAGTTGCTTTGATGACGAAGAAGGTGCACAATGAGAACATCGTTCGCACGGTGTCGGTACAGCCGGAAACGTTTCTACAGGAACTGGTCAAGCATTCGGCGAACAAATTACCTATCCTGTGTATGGAGTATTGTGAGGGAGGTGATCTGAGAAGAGTACTCAATCGCGTTCAGAGCTGCAGCGGGTTAAGGGAACAGGAAGTCCGAGAAATTTTACGTTCATTGAGAAACGCAATATCTTATTTGCACAATCTAAGAATCACTCATCGGGACATAAAACCGGAGAACATTGTGCTGAAACAGATGGGCGATAGGGTTTTGTACAAACTAACTGATCTCGGCTATGCAAAAGCATTGGATAAGCAGAGTTTGAATGCCAGTTTGGTTGGTACGGTTGAGTACATTGCTCCGGATTTGATCTACTGCGATCGATACAATTGCTCAGTAGATTACTGGTCTATGGGAATTATTGGCTTTGAGATTATTTGTGGTATACGTCCATTTATTCCGCATTCAATCGTCGCGAAATGGATGATGCACGTTCAGCAAAAGAAATCGACCCATATAGCAATCACTGAAGATAACAGAGAGAACTACACTTATCACAGtgaaatttttccggaaaatcACATTTCCAATGTATTAAAAACCTACCTTGAAAAATGGTTAACCCTTGCTTTGGAGTGGAATCCAAAACAGCGAGGACATGTCTTCCAGATTGATAACAAGGAGGTCACAGAACAGCAGCTTAAGTCTACCACAGAACCACTCAACGGGCAACCAGTTCAAGTGCTGAAAATTTTCTCAATGCTGGACACCATTCTGTGTAAGAAAATTCTTACCATTTTTTGTTTGTACAATTGTCGTTTTCTGAGTGTTGAAGTAGACGAATCAACCGATATGGAATCACTTATATCTACGGTCGGCACTGAAACCGGTATCCCGCGTGAAGCTATCGAGTTCGTTCTTCCACTAGAGCAGAAGCTAGAACGTATAACGCCTACTACCAAACCGATTGATCTTTATCTGGATGGGCACTCTGACAAGCCGATGCTATTTGTAATCAAACAAGGTACCGTCATCCAGGCAGACCTCAAACCGCAAATACCAAAGAGTGTGACCGACGTGTTCCAGAACATCAAGGTGAAATTGAAGCCACATATGTTGAGGCAGTTTGTATCTAATGCTTGGTATTTTGTCACGAACGAGCAACGGGTCTACGTTGCAGCTTTGGATGGAATAAAGAACTATGGCTTAATGTTGAACGAGGAGATTGTCAAGTGCAAGGATGACGTGATCAAAATGAACAAAGTGTCGTATGCCATCAGTGGAGGATTGGAATACCACAAATTATCGTTGTCTCATGCCAAAGAGAGGGCGATGATTGGTCAG GTACCGCCAGGCACCGTGCAGAAATGTTTTGCCATACTAGAAGACCGTTGCACCCGAATGGATGCTACTATTAAAAAAATGACGGAGGTTGCCGACAAAATCACCACTCGCTACGAATCGGTTCTGAAGCGTAGTCGCGAAGCAGTAGCCAATCAACTTTTGCGAGCATACGATCAACAAGACCATTATAATTTGAAAAGTCTCGACAATCGGTACGAGATTGCTCGGGTTCAGATCCTTGAGAAGAACACTCATGAAAAATCCCACATCGATATGCTGCAATCGGTGTACGAATGTCTGAAGAAGCGGGACATCTTGCTGAGGGATTACGGTTTTAAAGAGCTGCAGCA GCAACTGATTGATATACGTCGCGAGATGCAGGAGATCAAAAAAGCACTGGAGAAGGCTCAAGAACAtgtggaaaaattcaaaaaagacTTGGCCAAAATGATACTGGACCATAACAACAGCGTCTGGACTCTACTGAATGAGGGTTCGTCAAACAATGTTGCAAATCCATCAGTAATAACATGCAACGGAGGTGCGTCAATCATTCCCGATATAGAGCGGATAATGGACTCTACTAGTGGAATGCTAAACGGCGATTTGCCGGGTGCTCCAAAGTTCCACCTTGGAGGAACGGTTTCATCATTAAGTACTCTTGGCAACGAGTCAATCAGCAAGAGTTTGCTCTGTTTTGGTGAGGGACCGGATGTACAATCTTTAATAAGTGCCAATCATTCGCTAATTATAAC GACTGACGATCTCATCAACGATGGGTTTGATTGGACAAATTGA